The Natronomonas salsuginis genome includes a region encoding these proteins:
- a CDS encoding metal-dependent hydrolase: protein MPDILTHVLVGYVLGTLVSFRLQWLTPQHVTVTMLGAMVPDLTKIKLLVPSTQVELWLGLPFDWFAIHTLGGALVAVAIGALCTAGQHRRRVFGLLILGAISHLSLDALLINASGYSYAVFFPFSAVHPPTPGLFLSSDRWPAAVGAVLAGAIWTLRRRYRPGHGS from the coding sequence ATGCCGGATATCCTCACGCACGTGCTGGTCGGATACGTTCTGGGAACGCTGGTGTCGTTTCGGCTCCAATGGCTCACCCCACAGCACGTCACGGTCACAATGCTCGGGGCGATGGTTCCGGATCTCACCAAGATCAAACTTCTCGTGCCGAGCACGCAGGTGGAACTGTGGCTCGGACTCCCGTTCGATTGGTTCGCGATTCACACTCTCGGCGGCGCGTTGGTCGCCGTCGCAATCGGCGCGCTCTGCACTGCGGGCCAGCATCGCCGTCGCGTGTTCGGCCTGCTGATCCTCGGCGCGATCTCACATCTCTCTCTCGACGCGCTGCTAATCAACGCCTCCGGCTACTCCTACGCCGTGTTCTTCCCGTTCAGCGCGGTCCACCCGCCGACGCCGGGGCTGTTTCTCAGCAGCGATCGCTGGCCGGCCGCTGTCGGTGCGGTGCTCGCGGGCGCGATCTGGACGCTTCGGCGTCGGTACCGGCCGGGGCACGGGAGCTGA
- a CDS encoding acyltransferase, with protein sequence MGHIGSNAAIHPDATVGYEYRDDAAPVRIGSNAIVRAGTIIYRDVSIGDGFATGHNGLVREDTTIGDNVLLGTNAVIDGTCKIGSNVSMQTGVYVPTNTEIGDNVFLGPHAVLTNDPYPIRRDVDLAGPTIEDGVSIGANATVLPGVTIGENAFVAAGAVVTEDVPADTLATGVPAAHRSLPTALSGGNTLAE encoded by the coding sequence ATGGGACACATCGGATCGAACGCCGCCATTCACCCGGACGCAACGGTCGGCTACGAATATCGCGACGACGCTGCGCCGGTTCGAATCGGGTCGAACGCGATCGTCCGCGCAGGAACGATCATCTACCGCGATGTGTCGATCGGAGACGGGTTCGCGACCGGGCACAACGGACTCGTCCGCGAGGACACGACGATCGGTGACAACGTGTTGCTCGGGACTAACGCCGTCATCGATGGGACGTGTAAAATCGGCTCTAACGTGAGTATGCAAACGGGCGTGTACGTCCCAACCAACACCGAGATCGGGGACAACGTCTTTCTCGGCCCGCATGCGGTGTTGACGAACGATCCCTATCCGATTCGGCGGGACGTCGACCTCGCTGGACCGACGATCGAAGACGGCGTCTCGATCGGCGCGAACGCCACCGTCCTGCCGGGCGTGACGATCGGTGAAAACGCCTTCGTCGCAGCCGGCGCGGTCGTCACCGAGGACGTCCCGGCGGACACGCTCGCGACGGGCGTTCCGGCGGCGCACCGATCGCTGCCGACGGCGCTTTCGGGGGGGAACACGCTTGCCGAGTGA
- a CDS encoding DegT/DnrJ/EryC1/StrS family aminotransferase, with translation MPSEPDPIPIANPDFGREEKRRVAEVLDSGMVADGPIVREFEAEFAAFCGVDHGVATSNGTTALQTAFEALDLGGGDRILTTPFSFIASANAIQLCGAEPVFADIDPETYNLDPDAVVETIETYDGAIDAILAVHLYGLPADVERLREIAAEYDLLLIEDAAQAHGATVSETRVGAFGDAACFSFYPTKNMTTGEGGMVVTDDGHVADRAARFVNHGRSDTYEHVDVGHNFRLTSIAAAIGRAQLEKLPAYVEARRENAARLTAGLADTPVETPIEPADRRHVYHQYTIRTERRDELLEHLDAHDIGAGIYYPVAIHEQPAYDAFDVSAPIAEAATEEVLSIPVHPSINEHDIDRIVDAVRGFF, from the coding sequence TTGCCGAGTGAGCCGGATCCGATCCCGATCGCCAATCCGGATTTCGGTAGGGAAGAAAAACGGCGGGTTGCGGAAGTGCTCGACAGCGGGATGGTGGCCGACGGACCGATCGTGCGGGAGTTCGAGGCCGAGTTCGCCGCGTTCTGCGGGGTTGACCACGGCGTGGCGACCTCGAACGGGACCACTGCCCTGCAGACCGCCTTCGAGGCGCTCGACCTTGGAGGGGGCGATCGAATCCTGACGACGCCGTTCTCGTTCATCGCGAGCGCGAACGCGATCCAGCTGTGCGGTGCCGAGCCGGTCTTCGCCGATATCGACCCAGAGACGTACAACCTCGATCCGGACGCGGTCGTCGAGACGATCGAGACGTACGACGGGGCGATCGACGCCATCCTCGCGGTGCATCTGTACGGACTGCCGGCTGACGTCGAGCGATTGCGCGAGATCGCAGCGGAGTACGACCTCTTATTAATCGAGGACGCCGCGCAAGCCCACGGCGCGACTGTCTCGGAGACGCGCGTCGGCGCGTTCGGCGACGCCGCGTGTTTCTCGTTTTATCCGACGAAGAACATGACGACCGGCGAAGGCGGCATGGTCGTCACCGACGACGGGCACGTCGCCGACCGGGCCGCCCGATTCGTCAATCACGGTCGCTCCGACACGTACGAACACGTCGACGTCGGGCACAACTTCCGGCTGACCTCGATCGCCGCCGCGATCGGGCGGGCGCAGCTCGAAAAACTCCCCGCGTACGTCGAAGCCAGGCGTGAGAACGCTGCACGGCTAACGGCTGGATTGGCTGACACGCCCGTGGAGACGCCGATCGAGCCCGCCGATCGGAGGCACGTCTATCACCAGTACACGATCCGCACGGAACGGCGAGACGAACTTCTGGAGCATCTCGATGCGCACGATATCGGCGCGGGCATCTACTATCCGGTGGCGATCCACGAGCAGCCGGCGTACGACGCGTTCGACGTGTCCGCACCGATCGCCGAAGCCGCAACCGAAGAAGTCTTATCGATACCAGTTCACCCGTCGATCAACGAACATGACATCGACAGAATCGTCGATGCTGTGAGGGGATTTTTCTAG
- a CDS encoding Gfo/Idh/MocA family protein, whose translation MTETRVGVIGVGTMGQHHTRVYNELPTAELVGVADADAERAAEIAAEYSTRSFAVDELIDRVDAVTIAVPTKFHYDLARQCIDAGVDLLIEKPIVEDPEHGRALIEAADRAGVTLQVGHIERHNPVVKTLEEIVPDLDVIAFEAERLGPTPDRGILDSAVIDLMIHDIDIVRSLVGSSVESIDAVGAAEGRHATATLAFEEGVVGTLTASRVTQTKTRTLSITAEDCYVTADYIDQSVQIHRQSVPEFVTNNGDVRYRHESVVENPAVDNGEPLKYELRSFIEACANDTEPPVTGEEGLRALEIAREINAAAFGDEQKAVPVMRE comes from the coding sequence ATGACAGAGACACGAGTCGGCGTAATCGGGGTCGGGACGATGGGGCAACACCACACGCGGGTGTACAACGAACTGCCGACAGCGGAGCTCGTCGGCGTCGCGGACGCGGACGCGGAGCGCGCGGCGGAGATCGCGGCGGAGTACTCGACGCGGTCGTTCGCCGTCGACGAACTGATCGATCGGGTCGACGCCGTCACGATCGCGGTGCCGACGAAATTCCACTACGATCTAGCCCGGCAGTGCATCGACGCCGGGGTGGACCTGCTCATCGAGAAACCCATCGTCGAGGATCCAGAACACGGCCGTGCGCTCATCGAGGCCGCGGACCGAGCGGGCGTCACGCTACAGGTCGGCCACATCGAGCGGCACAACCCCGTCGTCAAGACGCTCGAGGAGATCGTCCCCGATCTCGACGTGATCGCCTTCGAGGCCGAACGACTCGGGCCGACGCCGGATCGGGGCATCCTCGACTCGGCGGTCATCGACCTGATGATCCACGACATCGACATCGTGCGCTCGCTGGTGGGGTCGTCCGTCGAATCGATCGACGCGGTCGGCGCGGCCGAGGGTCGGCACGCGACCGCAACATTGGCGTTCGAAGAGGGCGTCGTCGGGACGCTCACGGCGAGTCGGGTGACCCAAACAAAGACGCGGACGCTGTCGATCACCGCCGAGGACTGCTACGTCACCGCCGACTACATCGATCAGTCGGTACAGATTCACCGCCAGTCGGTCCCGGAGTTCGTCACCAACAACGGCGACGTGCGGTACCGACACGAGAGCGTCGTCGAGAACCCGGCGGTCGACAACGGCGAGCCGCTGAAGTACGAACTGCGGTCGTTCATCGAGGCGTGCGCGAACGATACCGAGCCGCCGGTAACGGGCGAGGAGGGGCTTCGCGCGCTCGAAATCGCCCGCGAGATCAACGCGGCGGCGTTCGGCGACGAACAGAAGGCCGTCCCGGTGATGCGTGAATGA
- a CDS encoding nucleotide sugar dehydrogenase encodes MRSESETPERLYGGAVSDDRLQAAIQSGDVPVAVYGLGKMGLPLAAVFAELTGNVIGADVDPDVVETINDGSCHVKREPGLAELVGERVEAGALEATTEPTDAAREASVHVVIVPTPITDAKQPDLSILDSVVEDIGSGLSAGDLVLVECTVPPRTTADRIAPRLAERSGLDSDEFGVAFCPERTSSGRALEDIRGAYPKVVGGVDAESTRVAKCIYEGINDAGVIEVSDSTTAECVKVFEGLYRDVNIALANELATFTDEFGIDVNEAIEVANTQPFCDIHTPGPGVGGHCIPFYPYFVIDPFETDAPLLETARTVNDSMPAFTVGKLREEFEAEGLDLSDASVLVLGLTYRPGVEEIRASPAISIASELSEAGASVYGVDPMLDDFEEFDLEPIALSAIYDRAFDGVVSVTPHEEFEAIEWDRLGRAGGSVVVDGRQTLDLSETAHRVYTIGGGYDV; translated from the coding sequence ATGAGATCGGAGTCGGAGACGCCCGAGCGACTGTACGGTGGGGCGGTCTCCGATGACCGCCTCCAGGCGGCGATCCAGTCGGGCGATGTCCCGGTCGCGGTGTACGGGCTCGGCAAGATGGGGCTGCCGCTGGCGGCCGTCTTCGCCGAACTGACAGGGAACGTCATCGGCGCGGACGTCGATCCCGACGTCGTCGAGACGATCAACGATGGCTCGTGTCACGTCAAGCGCGAACCGGGGCTCGCCGAACTGGTCGGCGAGCGCGTTGAGGCGGGGGCGCTGGAAGCCACGACGGAGCCCACAGACGCCGCACGCGAGGCGAGCGTGCACGTCGTCATCGTGCCGACGCCGATCACCGACGCGAAGCAGCCGGATCTCTCGATCCTCGATTCGGTCGTCGAAGATATCGGGTCGGGGCTATCTGCGGGCGATCTCGTGCTCGTCGAGTGTACCGTGCCGCCGCGGACGACGGCGGATCGGATCGCGCCACGGTTGGCCGAGCGCTCGGGGCTCGACTCCGACGAGTTCGGCGTGGCCTTCTGTCCGGAGCGGACGTCGAGCGGCCGAGCGCTGGAGGACATCCGCGGCGCGTATCCGAAGGTCGTCGGCGGCGTCGACGCCGAGAGCACGCGCGTCGCGAAGTGCATCTACGAGGGGATCAACGACGCGGGCGTGATCGAGGTGTCGGATTCGACGACCGCCGAGTGCGTGAAGGTGTTCGAGGGGCTGTACCGCGACGTCAACATCGCGCTGGCGAACGAGCTGGCGACGTTCACCGACGAGTTCGGCATCGACGTGAACGAGGCGATCGAGGTGGCGAACACCCAACCCTTCTGCGACATTCACACGCCGGGGCCGGGCGTTGGCGGCCACTGCATCCCGTTTTATCCATACTTCGTCATCGACCCCTTCGAGACGGACGCGCCGCTTCTGGAGACCGCGCGAACGGTCAACGACTCGATGCCGGCGTTCACCGTCGGGAAGCTTCGCGAGGAGTTCGAGGCGGAGGGGCTCGACCTCTCTGACGCCTCGGTGCTCGTCCTCGGGTTGACGTATCGGCCGGGCGTCGAGGAGATCCGCGCGTCACCCGCGATTTCGATCGCCTCGGAGCTGAGCGAGGCGGGCGCGTCGGTGTACGGCGTCGATCCGATGCTCGACGATTTCGAGGAATTTGATCTGGAGCCGATCGCGCTGTCGGCGATCTACGACCGCGCGTTCGACGGCGTCGTCTCGGTGACGCCCCACGAGGAGTTCGAGGCGATCGAGTGGGATCGACTGGGGCGGGCGGGCGGATCGGTCGTCGTCGACGGCCGGCAGACGCTCGACCTCTCCGAGACGGCCCACCGGGTGTACACGATCGGGGGTGGCTACGATGTATAG
- a CDS encoding glycosyltransferase family 2 protein, with amino-acid sequence MYRGHSIGVVIPAYNEEGFVGDVIDTLPEYVDRAYVIDDCSTDGTWDEIRAHAERANQRARQHGPLAVDADLKPVPVDDDAPAQFIEADGGVAESGLLYDPRIVPIQHEENRGVGGGIKTGYTRALRDDLDITAVMGGDGQMDPDILHTFLDPIVDDEADYAKGNRLLYKEYRRGMSKWRFFGNSILTFLTKVASGYWKTMDPQNGYTAISKYALENVGIESMYEYYGYCNDLLVKLNAKGMRVADVAMPAVYGDEASSIRYSTYIRKVSGMLLRNFFWRLKVKYLVLDFHPLALFYLFGILTTLFGMSAVGWSVYGKIIGNNPLFVRAALSLMIFTIGSLFLMFAMLFDMQVNEDREVQIRD; translated from the coding sequence ATGTATAGGGGCCACTCGATCGGCGTGGTGATCCCCGCGTACAACGAGGAGGGGTTCGTCGGCGACGTGATCGACACCCTCCCCGAGTACGTCGACCGGGCGTACGTCATCGACGACTGCTCGACGGACGGCACGTGGGACGAGATCAGAGCGCACGCCGAACGGGCGAACCAGCGCGCCCGCCAGCACGGCCCCCTCGCGGTCGATGCGGATCTCAAACCCGTCCCCGTCGACGACGACGCACCGGCGCAGTTCATCGAAGCGGACGGCGGCGTCGCCGAGAGCGGCCTGCTCTACGATCCGCGGATCGTCCCGATCCAACACGAGGAGAACCGGGGCGTCGGCGGCGGGATCAAGACGGGCTACACGCGCGCCCTGCGGGACGACCTCGACATCACCGCGGTGATGGGCGGGGACGGCCAGATGGATCCCGACATCCTGCACACGTTCCTCGATCCGATCGTCGACGACGAGGCCGACTACGCGAAGGGCAATCGCTTGCTGTACAAAGAGTACCGTCGGGGCATGTCGAAGTGGCGCTTCTTCGGCAACTCGATTCTGACCTTCCTGACGAAGGTCGCCTCGGGCTACTGGAAGACGATGGACCCCCAAAACGGCTACACCGCGATCTCGAAGTACGCGTTGGAGAACGTCGGCATCGAGTCGATGTACGAGTACTACGGCTACTGCAACGACCTGCTCGTGAAGCTGAACGCCAAGGGGATGCGCGTCGCGGACGTGGCGATGCCCGCGGTGTACGGCGACGAGGCGTCGAGTATTCGATATAGTACGTACATTCGGAAAGTGTCGGGAATGTTGTTGCGGAACTTCTTCTGGCGGCTGAAAGTGAAGTATTTAGTGTTGGATTTTCATCCATTGGCGCTGTTCTATCTGTTTGGGATTCTGACGACGCTGTTTGGTATGTCTGCCGTCGGATGGTCAGTGTATGGGAAAATCATAGGCAATAATCCGCTGTTCGTCCGTGCTGCGCTCAGTTTGATGATATTCACCATCGGGAGCTTGTTCCTCATGTTCGCGATGCTGTTCGACATGCAGGTGAACGAGGACAGAGAGGTCCAGATACGTGACTGA
- a CDS encoding polysaccharide deacetylase family protein, translated as MSVDVEDWYHVPAVTGSSFSEFENVHEFFAYWDEEYDYLTEPTHRTLEILDELGVRATFFVVADVVDNYPGLVETIADHGHEIGCHGLHHECVINPDTKEPRFTPEEYREILRTAKAKLEDASGQEVVGFRAPGAYIGGWVIDVLDDVGFEYDSSVARNSLYNKTDQDLDAVGTTPYTPKENALDPGGDRDIIELPWPYWDTPFGKIPAGGGPLIRLFGRRIVQRGIEQSLARGDSVFYFHPIDIARADFPNVGNMTRRPAYWLFKGERTEKRVRTLLSSMGDNVLTDCQTICK; from the coding sequence GTGTCGGTCGACGTCGAGGATTGGTATCACGTTCCCGCCGTCACTGGGTCGTCTTTCTCCGAGTTCGAGAACGTCCACGAGTTCTTCGCATACTGGGACGAGGAGTACGATTACCTCACGGAGCCAACCCACCGGACGTTGGAGATACTCGACGAACTCGGTGTCAGAGCGACGTTCTTCGTCGTCGCGGACGTCGTCGACAACTACCCCGGCCTCGTGGAAACGATCGCCGACCACGGACACGAGATCGGATGCCACGGTCTCCATCACGAGTGTGTTATCAATCCCGACACGAAGGAGCCCCGCTTCACGCCAGAGGAGTACCGGGAGATCCTTCGGACGGCGAAAGCGAAACTCGAAGATGCGTCCGGCCAAGAGGTAGTCGGATTCCGAGCGCCGGGTGCGTACATCGGCGGGTGGGTCATCGACGTGCTCGACGACGTAGGTTTCGAGTACGATTCTTCCGTCGCCAGGAACTCGCTTTACAACAAGACCGACCAAGATCTCGACGCGGTCGGGACCACACCGTATACTCCGAAAGAGAACGCGCTCGATCCCGGCGGTGATCGCGATATTATTGAACTCCCCTGGCCGTATTGGGACACACCCTTCGGGAAGATCCCCGCCGGCGGCGGGCCGCTGATTCGCCTATTCGGCCGCAGAATTGTCCAGCGGGGCATTGAGCAGAGTCTCGCACGCGGTGATTCAGTCTTCTATTTCCATCCAATCGACATCGCCCGGGCGGACTTTCCAAACGTGGGCAATATGACACGTCGCCCTGCCTATTGGCTGTTCAAAGGCGAGCGAACTGAAAAAAGGGTACGGACGCTCTTATCTAGCATGGGAGATAACGTACTAACTGACTGCCAGACAATATGCAAATAA
- a CDS encoding PHP domain-containing protein, with protein MHSKYSFDSFMSPNRIIYTAKIRDLSVISVTDHGNMDIYANEFSRENRERILEKHGVFVIPGMEIETNRGDIIGLFLDKEVSGNGFESVVEQIREMDGIVVLPHPYHRDCDPADLLSHIDLIEVVNGRCKSVQNERAGELGDENDVPIIGGSDAHMYWEVGQIRTVLSNEASDSNYDKTALLLDAEREVSGSPLPYLLTHGISFVSGRLKNLVEGTRS; from the coding sequence ATGCACTCGAAGTATTCCTTTGATAGTTTTATGAGCCCAAATCGGATTATTTATACAGCAAAAATTCGTGATCTGTCCGTTATTTCAGTAACTGACCACGGAAATATGGATATTTACGCGAATGAGTTTTCTCGAGAAAATCGAGAACGGATACTCGAAAAGCACGGCGTCTTTGTTATCCCAGGTATGGAAATAGAAACTAATCGCGGCGATATCATTGGGTTATTTCTCGATAAGGAAGTTTCTGGAAACGGCTTTGAAAGTGTCGTCGAACAGATCAGAGAAATGGATGGGATTGTCGTACTACCCCATCCGTATCATCGGGATTGCGATCCTGCTGATCTCCTCTCACACATCGACCTGATCGAGGTGGTTAATGGAAGATGTAAATCGGTACAGAACGAGCGAGCAGGCGAACTCGGAGACGAAAATGACGTTCCAATTATTGGCGGTAGTGACGCACATATGTACTGGGAGGTAGGACAGATCCGAACGGTCCTTTCGAACGAGGCCAGCGACTCGAATTACGACAAAACTGCACTGCTTCTCGATGCAGAACGAGAGGTGAGCGGCTCACCTCTCCCATATCTCTTAACCCACGGAATAAGCTTCGTTAGCGGAAGACTAAAGAATCTAGTGGAAGGGACGAGATCATGA
- a CDS encoding carboxylate--amine ligase: MTILVLDGSQRASLAMVRSLGHHGLSVHVGETHTPSLCSFSKYANKSVTYADPQESRELFIQDLKRILQQSDYEMVFASREVTTIPLSYFKSELKKETIIPFPDRETMELTVDKSRTFTIADNIGIPTPTTYTLCEPDELTEIDDQLEYPLVVKPQSKTTWVGDQPRMLKVTEENYVDDFDELQSVSEKIYDAVNMMPLIQEYIPGEGYGVELLCDRGSSRALFMHHRLREYPITGGASTYRESIYKSKLEEPAVDLLEAMDWHGVAMVEFRLDERDGLPKLMEVNGRFWGSLPLAIAAGIDFPYLLYRLYRGESIPDVDYDTDVTSRWLFPGDILWFASSLKNRSNRLGTLRTFTSVRNQHYDILSPSDPLPVVGALQNMLHQGFNVLKGKRNLSGEVTKKS; encoded by the coding sequence ATGACGATTCTGGTCCTCGACGGAAGCCAGCGAGCGTCCTTGGCGATGGTTCGATCTTTGGGGCATCACGGCTTGTCGGTCCATGTAGGTGAGACACACACTCCGTCGCTCTGTTCGTTCTCGAAATATGCCAACAAAAGCGTCACCTATGCAGATCCTCAAGAGAGTCGAGAGTTGTTCATTCAAGATCTCAAACGAATCCTGCAACAATCTGACTACGAGATGGTGTTCGCTTCGAGAGAGGTGACTACTATACCGCTTTCGTATTTTAAATCTGAACTAAAAAAAGAAACAATCATCCCGTTTCCCGACCGGGAGACAATGGAATTGACAGTAGACAAATCCAGAACGTTCACGATTGCAGACAATATCGGTATTCCCACCCCAACAACGTACACTCTCTGTGAGCCGGACGAGCTCACAGAGATCGATGATCAGCTGGAATATCCACTGGTCGTCAAACCACAATCGAAGACGACCTGGGTCGGCGACCAGCCTAGGATGTTGAAAGTCACTGAAGAAAATTACGTTGACGACTTCGATGAGTTACAATCTGTCTCTGAGAAAATTTACGACGCCGTCAACATGATGCCGTTGATTCAGGAGTACATCCCTGGGGAGGGATATGGTGTCGAACTACTGTGCGATCGCGGGAGTTCACGGGCACTGTTTATGCATCACCGGCTGCGTGAATATCCTATCACAGGTGGAGCCAGTACGTACCGGGAAAGCATTTACAAATCTAAATTGGAAGAGCCGGCCGTTGACCTACTTGAAGCAATGGACTGGCACGGCGTCGCGATGGTTGAGTTTAGGCTTGACGAGCGGGACGGGTTACCAAAATTAATGGAAGTAAATGGGCGGTTCTGGGGGTCGCTCCCGCTCGCCATCGCGGCTGGAATCGATTTCCCATACCTCCTCTATCGGCTATATCGTGGCGAATCTATTCCGGATGTCGACTACGATACCGACGTCACAAGCAGATGGCTCTTCCCGGGAGATATTCTTTGGTTCGCGTCGTCACTCAAAAACAGGTCGAATCGACTTGGAACTCTCCGCACATTCACTTCTGTCCGCAATCAGCATTATGATATTCTCTCGCCCTCGGATCCGCTTCCGGTCGTCGGTGCGCTACAAAATATGCTCCATCAGGGATTCAACGTTTTGAAGGGAAAGCGGAACCTCTCGGGCGAGGTGACTAAAAAAAGCTAG
- a CDS encoding sulfatase-like hydrolase/transferase, which yields MTLSDLDIKNVYIFVGDAVRYDKTKEKLAERGKTLKTIAASTHTPTSFASIFSGKQPTTHGIHGFFQQLGDTPHLFDLENHNVVFDESGTDFHEWLRIEQQLFGYQQQKPLAEIDEPFVAVDRDIGGHAPYPPELEDPKEGSRYFKRTGHDIDTLQTDYDDAIDDWFNRLDRRLEILRERGIEDDTLVIAMSDHGEYLGEYGQIGHDYPAGPELVYVPTTFIHPDIDPDLDTSGLFRHVDLMPTLLDILGYDPWPDLPGKNLLNKDLADIGICYYNRSVNDYLRRVNPTVANTMPTMHYEVEAVYDRSGGRSFVQSGYQIRLLVYLFRTFALPNGKYTRYNRQFQASYQAIVDTEQKYGSPAFSASEARDIFETHSAGEEIVRDDIDLSDESIKQLSDLGYL from the coding sequence GTGACACTAAGCGATTTAGATATTAAAAACGTATATATATTCGTTGGAGATGCGGTTCGATATGACAAAACCAAGGAAAAATTAGCCGAACGTGGGAAGACATTGAAGACAATTGCAGCATCAACCCATACTCCAACATCATTTGCGTCAATTTTTTCCGGCAAGCAACCAACGACACATGGAATTCACGGATTTTTTCAGCAGCTCGGAGATACGCCACATCTTTTTGACCTCGAAAATCATAATGTAGTATTCGATGAAAGCGGAACTGACTTTCACGAATGGCTACGTATCGAACAACAATTATTCGGTTACCAACAACAGAAACCGTTAGCGGAGATCGATGAACCGTTTGTTGCGGTTGACCGTGATATAGGTGGCCACGCGCCGTATCCGCCAGAGCTGGAAGACCCAAAGGAAGGAAGCCGTTATTTCAAGCGTACTGGCCACGATATCGACACCTTGCAAACGGATTATGATGACGCGATAGACGACTGGTTTAATAGACTTGACCGCCGTTTAGAAATTCTCCGGGAGCGTGGAATCGAAGACGACACGCTCGTCATCGCCATGTCCGATCACGGAGAATATCTTGGTGAATACGGTCAAATCGGACACGACTACCCGGCAGGCCCAGAGTTGGTGTACGTTCCGACAACGTTCATTCATCCAGATATTGACCCGGATCTCGACACAAGCGGTTTATTCCGACACGTCGATCTAATGCCGACGCTACTGGATATTTTGGGATACGATCCGTGGCCCGACCTTCCTGGAAAAAATCTTCTCAATAAAGATCTCGCCGATATTGGTATCTGCTATTACAACCGAAGTGTGAACGATTACTTACGTCGGGTGAACCCGACCGTCGCTAATACGATGCCGACAATGCATTACGAGGTAGAAGCTGTGTACGACCGGAGTGGCGGTCGAAGCTTTGTACAGTCTGGCTATCAGATAAGACTCCTCGTCTACCTCTTTCGTACCTTCGCCCTCCCGAACGGGAAATATACGAGATATAATAGGCAGTTCCAGGCGAGCTATCAGGCAATTGTCGATACGGAGCAAAAGTACGGTTCTCCTGCCTTTTCGGCGTCAGAAGCGAGAGACATTTTCGAGACCCACAGCGCCGGTGAGGAAATCGTGCGAGACGATATCGACCTTTCCGATGAGTCAATCAAACAACTATCCGACCTCGGCTATCTTTAG
- a CDS encoding DUF354 domain-containing protein, with product MNSDIVIGIGHPAHVHFYKNAIKELSESGYKVHVVSKRRPLAIDLLQNYGIEHKVAGRLRIQHDSLLKTALSFASFELDMINEARKHNPSVVTGVGNIPLSHASAIFDCESLIFTDTEHAELANRITFPFADRIYTPDCYIGDIGIKQVRYPSYHELAYLHPKRFEPDPTVLDDVNVNPDDSFVILRLVAWNAIHDMGDSGFENLHDIVTALEETGVEVFITSEAPLPESVSDRRLTIEPHRIHDLMYYADLFIGESATMATESAVLGTPAIFVSSSRRGYTNELEDEYGLVFNYSGPNRQINGLNQAISILDEYDETVWRKRREQLLKEKIDTTDFIIDQITSRQS from the coding sequence ATGAACTCAGATATTGTAATTGGAATTGGACATCCAGCCCACGTTCACTTCTACAAGAACGCTATCAAGGAACTCAGCGAGTCTGGATACAAAGTTCATGTCGTTAGCAAACGACGGCCATTAGCAATAGATTTGTTACAGAACTATGGCATTGAACACAAAGTTGCAGGTCGGTTAAGAATTCAGCATGATAGTCTTCTGAAGACGGCTTTATCTTTTGCTTCGTTTGAACTGGACATGATCAACGAAGCCAGAAAGCATAATCCTTCAGTCGTTACTGGTGTCGGGAATATTCCGTTATCACATGCTTCCGCTATCTTTGATTGCGAATCCCTGATCTTTACGGATACAGAACATGCTGAATTAGCGAATAGAATCACGTTTCCGTTTGCCGATCGTATTTATACACCAGATTGTTATATCGGAGACATTGGCATAAAACAAGTTCGTTACCCAAGTTATCACGAGTTGGCATATCTGCACCCTAAACGATTCGAACCAGATCCAACAGTTTTAGACGATGTTAACGTTAATCCTGATGATTCGTTTGTCATTCTGCGACTTGTTGCATGGAATGCGATTCATGACATGGGTGACAGTGGTTTCGAAAATCTTCACGATATCGTTACTGCTCTAGAAGAGACTGGAGTAGAGGTGTTTATCACCTCCGAAGCGCCGCTTCCTGAATCAGTTTCCGATCGGCGTCTCACAATTGAACCCCATCGTATTCATGACCTGATGTACTACGCAGATCTCTTTATTGGGGAGAGCGCTACGATGGCTACTGAAAGTGCTGTCCTCGGTACGCCTGCGATTTTCGTATCATCCAGTCGGCGTGGGTACACTAACGAACTGGAGGACGAATATGGACTGGTTTTCAATTATTCTGGGCCGAATCGACAAATAAATGGACTCAATCAAGCGATATCGATTCTCGACGAGTACGACGAGACTGTGTGGCGGAAGCGGAGGGAACAGCTGCTCAAGGAAAAAATCGATACGACTGATTTTATCATTGATCAGATTACCTCGAGGCAGTCATAA